One stretch of Equus przewalskii isolate Varuska chromosome 9, EquPr2, whole genome shotgun sequence DNA includes these proteins:
- the LOC103557086 gene encoding trace amine-associated receptor 2, which produces MYSFMVGAIFIAVFGNLAMIISISYFKQLHTPSNFLILSMAVTDLLLGFTIMPYSMIRSVENCWYFGLTFCKIHYSFDLMLSIASIFHLCSVAVDRFYAICYPLRYSSKMTVPVIKRLLLLCWSVPGAFAFGVVFSEAYADGIEGYDILVACSSSCPVMFNKLWGITLFMAGFFTPGSVMVGIYGKIFAVSRKHARAINNLPENQNNQMRRDKKAAKTLGTVMSVFLLCWFPCFFTILLDPFLDFSTPVVLFDALTWFGYFNSACNPLIYGFFYPWFRRALKHILLGKIFGSHFHDTNLFTQKQAE; this is translated from the coding sequence ATGTATTCATTCATGGTGGGAGCCATATTCATCGCAGTGTTTGGCAATCTTGCCATGATAATTTCTATTTCCTACTTCAAGCAGCTTCACACACCAAGCAACTTCCTCATCCTCTCCATGGCCGTCACTGACTTGCTGCTGGGGTTCACCATCATGCCGTACAGTATGATCAGATCTGTGGAGAACTGCTGGTATTTTGGGCTTACATTTTGTAAGATTCATTATAGTTTTGACCTGATGCTTAGCATCGCGTCCATTTTCCATCTTTGCTCAGTGGCCGTTGATAGATTTTATGCTATCTGTTACCCTCTGCGTTATTCCTCCAAAATGACAGTTCCAGTCATTAAACGGTTGCTGCTCCTCTGCTGGTCAGTCCCCGGAGCCTTCGCGTTCGGGGTGGTCTTCTCGGAGGCCTACGCTGATGGAATAGAAGGCTATGACATCTTGGTGGCTTGTTCCAGTTCCTGCCCAGTGATGTTCAACAAGCTATGGGGGATCACCTTGTTTATGGCAGGTTTCTTCACGCCTGGGTCTGTGATGGTGGGGATTTATGGCAAAATTTTTGCCGTATCCAGAAAACACGCTCGTGCAATCAATAACTTGCCAGAAAATCAAAACAACCAAATGAGGAGAGACAAAAAGGCAGCCAAAACTTTAGGAACAGTGATGAGCGTTTTCTTATTATGCTGGTTTCCCTGTTTCTTCACAATTTTATTGGATCCCTTTTTGGACTTCTCCACTCCCGTGGTTTTGTTCGACGCTCTGACGTGGTTTGGCTATTTTAACTCCGCGTGTAATCCCTTAATATATGGTTTCTTCTACCCCTGGTTTCGCAGAGCACTTAAGCACATTTTGCTAGGTAAAATTTTCGGGTCACATTTCCATGACACTAATTTGTTTACTCAAAAACAAGCTGAATAG